A genomic segment from Eisenibacter elegans DSM 3317 encodes:
- the miaA gene encoding tRNA (adenosine(37)-N6)-dimethylallyltransferase MiaA yields the protein MINSSSPPVAALPLLVAVVGPTAVGKTATAIALAQAFDTAIVSADARQFYREMSVGTAAPTAAELAAAQHHFIHSHSIQQSYSVGQYEQEALACLAQLFVDKPVVVLVGGSGLYVKALCEGLDNLPPIPPEIRVQLQQRLEAEGLESLVAELAQRDPHSYNQIDRHNPQRVLRALEVCIGTGKPFSSFHHHQPKPRPFRVLYIGLDLPREQLYGRIDTRVEVMVAQGLEAEARRLYPYRMHNALQTVGYQEWYGYFEGIYDREEALRLLKRNSRRYAKRQLTWFRRIREIQWFSPEQQAAILAYVQTHI from the coding sequence ATGATAAATTCCTCCTCCCCCCCTGTTGCAGCCCTACCTTTGTTGGTGGCGGTAGTAGGCCCTACGGCTGTTGGGAAAACGGCCACAGCCATTGCGCTTGCGCAAGCTTTTGATACGGCGATTGTATCAGCAGATGCGCGGCAGTTTTATCGGGAAATGTCGGTAGGCACGGCAGCTCCTACGGCGGCAGAGTTGGCCGCTGCCCAGCATCATTTTATCCACTCACACAGCATACAGCAGTCTTACAGTGTGGGGCAGTATGAGCAAGAGGCCTTGGCCTGCTTAGCACAACTATTTGTGGATAAGCCGGTGGTAGTCTTGGTGGGGGGCTCAGGGTTGTATGTCAAGGCTTTGTGTGAAGGCCTAGATAACTTGCCGCCGATACCGCCCGAAATCCGCGTCCAGCTACAGCAGCGCCTAGAAGCCGAGGGGTTGGAGTCGTTGGTGGCTGAGCTAGCACAGCGAGACCCTCACAGCTACAACCAGATTGATCGGCATAACCCTCAGAGAGTGTTGCGGGCTTTGGAGGTTTGTATCGGTACGGGTAAGCCCTTCTCCTCTTTTCATCATCATCAACCTAAGCCCCGACCGTTTCGGGTTTTGTACATTGGCCTTGACTTGCCTCGCGAACAGCTCTATGGGCGCATAGATACCCGTGTGGAGGTGATGGTAGCGCAAGGGTTAGAAGCTGAAGCGCGGCGACTTTATCCATATCGTATGCACAATGCCCTCCAAACCGTAGGATACCAAGAGTGGTATGGGTATTTTGAAGGGATTTATGACAGAGAAGAAGCCCTGAGACTGCTTAAACGAAATAGCAGGCGCTATGCCAAAAGGCAATTGACTTGGTTTCGGCGGATTCGTGAGATACAGTGGTTTAGCCCCGAACAACAAGCAGCAATTCTGGCCTATGTTCAGACACATATTTGA
- a CDS encoding sensor histidine kinase, whose product MDWRLKQWDVFIHWGVDHSMPEALQKRILLSNQISLLLAFLSLGLILLSRLEFQEYPISSPFIIEFIFYLSMPLLNRLGYQRMVLYLLALSMPVYNLGVALMAKYLHPEAVLVVQYFAPRLVILASVVLPLLLLDMRQRLDRWLGLGLPLLCLLSFDGLHWLLGVAPSQVGLRLEGYFIVTAFSVLGYLLFVLSLLALLNVNARYESKVRHLLQELRYSNRELKQSQYQLAEAYEELNASHASISEQKYDLEQRNQQIQRVSQALQRQKETLEEHSQILLLLARSPYVQGGQLAQALAEITRTSAVTMLCTRVSVWEYRNDAQVLEALDCYDTRINQHQSGDLLYLTDYPAFFNIVRQERIVTASDIAQNAHTYEMSEYFAQQQSRALLALSYFMNGLLRGVVIFENAEPRDWDAADVNFLVSIVETITVVYESQERQQALEQIRQQKEEIEAQRDELNRKQEKLLAAQRLIERQNTELIHYNSNLQEMVNTKAAELQAATKDLDTFIYRASHDLKSPLTSLEGLHHLATLELADSPIAREYLERIGQNTQKMHDLLQGLIEVMEIKSMQVERSKVDFKQLVRYQLNLLAQTETLEPLAIDVRACQPLIHTDKELLGAAMYSLIHNAIQYQKPSSPTHHPYLTIRLIDKPKDWLILVRDNGQGIDTAVAPYIFDMFYKATERSKGEGLGLYTAQNAIQKLCGSIHYAKNSLGETAFTIRLPK is encoded by the coding sequence ATGGATTGGCGGCTCAAGCAATGGGATGTGTTTATTCACTGGGGAGTTGACCACTCCATGCCCGAAGCCTTACAAAAGCGTATTTTACTCTCCAACCAAATCAGCCTCTTGCTCGCTTTTTTGAGCTTGGGGCTGATACTTTTGAGCCGCCTAGAATTTCAGGAATATCCTATTAGCAGCCCCTTTATTATAGAATTTATTTTTTACCTCAGTATGCCACTGCTGAATAGGTTGGGCTATCAGCGGATGGTGCTGTATTTGTTGGCGTTGAGTATGCCGGTTTATAATCTAGGGGTTGCGTTGATGGCCAAGTATCTCCACCCCGAAGCTGTACTGGTAGTACAATACTTTGCGCCAAGGCTGGTTATTCTGGCTTCGGTAGTCTTGCCCTTGTTGTTGTTGGATATGCGCCAGCGCCTTGACCGATGGTTGGGCCTAGGCCTGCCCTTACTTTGTCTTTTGTCTTTTGATGGGTTACACTGGCTCTTGGGAGTGGCTCCCTCGCAAGTAGGCTTGCGCCTAGAGGGTTATTTTATCGTAACGGCCTTTAGCGTGTTGGGCTATTTGCTTTTTGTGTTGAGTCTACTTGCCCTGCTCAATGTCAATGCGCGTTACGAAAGCAAGGTCAGGCACTTGTTGCAAGAGCTGCGTTACAGCAACCGTGAGCTAAAGCAAAGCCAATACCAACTAGCTGAGGCATACGAAGAGCTGAATGCTTCACACGCTTCTATTAGCGAACAAAAATATGACCTAGAGCAGCGCAACCAACAGATTCAGCGGGTGAGCCAAGCCCTTCAGCGTCAAAAAGAAACACTCGAAGAACACAGCCAGATATTGTTGCTATTGGCGCGTAGCCCCTATGTACAAGGTGGACAACTGGCGCAAGCCTTGGCCGAAATTACCCGTACTTCTGCCGTTACGATGTTGTGTACACGGGTCAGTGTGTGGGAATATCGCAATGATGCTCAGGTGTTGGAAGCGCTTGATTGTTATGATACTCGTATTAACCAGCACCAATCCGGCGACTTATTATACCTTACAGACTATCCGGCGTTTTTCAATATTGTCCGCCAAGAGCGCATCGTAACCGCCTCAGATATCGCCCAAAATGCGCATACCTATGAAATGAGCGAATATTTTGCCCAACAACAAAGCCGGGCGCTGCTGGCCTTGTCTTATTTTATGAATGGACTGCTGCGTGGTGTAGTGATTTTTGAAAATGCCGAGCCAAGAGACTGGGACGCTGCTGATGTTAATTTTTTGGTCTCTATTGTCGAAACCATCACGGTAGTATATGAAAGCCAAGAGCGCCAACAAGCCTTGGAGCAAATCAGACAGCAAAAAGAGGAGATAGAAGCCCAACGCGACGAGCTAAATCGAAAACAGGAAAAACTCCTTGCTGCTCAACGCCTCATAGAGCGGCAAAATACCGAACTAATTCATTATAATAGCAACCTACAGGAAATGGTCAATACCAAGGCCGCAGAGCTACAAGCAGCTACCAAAGATTTAGATACGTTTATCTACCGCGCCTCTCATGACCTAAAATCTCCCTTGACTTCACTCGAAGGCCTACATCATCTGGCTACCTTGGAACTAGCCGACAGCCCCATAGCCCGCGAGTACCTAGAGCGTATCGGGCAGAATACCCAGAAAATGCACGATTTGCTTCAGGGGCTGATAGAGGTGATGGAAATCAAGTCGATGCAAGTAGAGCGGAGCAAGGTAGACTTCAAACAGTTGGTCAGGTATCAGCTCAATTTGCTGGCTCAAACCGAAACATTGGAGCCGCTGGCCATCGATGTAAGGGCCTGCCAACCGCTCATTCATACCGATAAAGAGCTGCTTGGCGCAGCAATGTATAGCCTGATACATAACGCAATACAGTACCAGAAGCCTTCTTCGCCCACACACCACCCCTATCTGACCATTAGGCTCATTGATAAGCCCAAAGACTGGCTAATCTTGGTCAGAGACAATGGACAAGGCATAGACACGGCTGTTGCACCGTATATTTTTGACATGTTCTATAAAGCTACCGAACGCTCCAAAGGAGAAGGGTTGGGCTTGTATACTGCCCAAAACGCAATTCAGAAACTTTGCGGAAGCATTCATTACGCTAAAAATTCTTTAGGAGAAACGGCTTTTACTATACGATTGCCGAAATAA
- a CDS encoding TolC family protein, producing MTHYARLICLLSLGLWPWLAQAQQTTLTLEQAIQQTFANNYSIKVARYQVTVAENAAIAGNAGLMPTVALNAGMSYSLNDVNLVFLSGDGQSIDNAATVSGNASIEARYILYQGGANKRNLQNLLLTARQTDAESRRLVEETLSQTINAYYAVALAQENLSVAQQAIDISTDRFKRAQQRAEFGAASSLDVLNATVDLNADSVRYFAASIDYRNAKRNLNNLMAQSLDYDYEVEKQVADADLPALNTLLGKAKENNAELVAIRQNLRVSENSLHIAQAANYPTIDLNAAYGYNRTEAQAGFVISNQTRGFNAGITLNWPIFNGMQRRTQIQNARIGVDIAQEQEKLIQERIEREVVNAYATYENALFVVRMQERNVRIAEQNFEQSTEKFNFGQINTTQFREAQLNLVQARNALNNAYFTAKTAELEVVRLSGELLQELR from the coding sequence ATGACACATTATGCCCGTCTAATTTGCTTGCTTAGCCTTGGCCTATGGCCTTGGCTGGCGCAGGCTCAACAAACTACGCTCACACTGGAGCAAGCCATCCAGCAGACCTTTGCCAACAATTACAGCATCAAAGTAGCCCGTTATCAGGTAACAGTAGCCGAAAACGCCGCTATTGCCGGCAATGCAGGGCTGATGCCTACTGTAGCGCTGAATGCAGGGATGAGCTACAGCCTCAATGATGTAAACCTTGTTTTTTTGAGTGGCGATGGGCAAAGCATCGACAATGCCGCCACTGTCAGCGGCAACGCCTCTATAGAAGCTCGGTATATCCTGTATCAAGGGGGAGCCAACAAGCGCAACCTTCAGAATCTATTGTTGACGGCGCGCCAAACCGATGCAGAGTCGCGTAGATTGGTAGAAGAAACCCTCAGCCAAACCATCAATGCATATTATGCCGTGGCTTTGGCGCAAGAGAATCTCAGCGTAGCCCAACAAGCCATCGACATTTCTACAGACCGCTTCAAGCGGGCGCAGCAACGAGCCGAGTTTGGCGCTGCTTCTAGTCTCGATGTGCTCAATGCTACCGTAGACCTCAACGCTGACAGTGTGCGCTATTTTGCTGCCAGTATAGACTACCGCAACGCCAAGCGTAACCTTAACAACCTCATGGCACAAAGCCTCGACTATGATTATGAGGTTGAAAAACAAGTGGCCGATGCCGATCTTCCGGCGCTCAACACACTCTTGGGGAAAGCCAAAGAAAACAACGCGGAGTTGGTGGCTATCCGCCAAAATTTGCGTGTATCAGAAAATAGCCTACACATCGCCCAAGCAGCCAATTATCCTACGATAGACCTCAATGCAGCCTATGGCTATAACCGTACCGAAGCACAGGCCGGCTTTGTAATCAGCAACCAAACACGGGGCTTTAACGCCGGTATTACGCTCAATTGGCCTATTTTCAATGGTATGCAACGCCGCACGCAAATCCAAAATGCACGCATTGGGGTAGACATTGCCCAAGAGCAAGAAAAGCTAATCCAAGAGCGGATTGAGCGAGAGGTTGTCAATGCTTATGCAACGTATGAAAACGCCCTCTTTGTGGTGCGGATGCAGGAGCGCAACGTGCGGATAGCTGAGCAAAATTTTGAGCAAAGCACTGAGAAATTTAACTTTGGGCAAATCAATACTACCCAATTCCGTGAAGCGCAGCTCAACCTCGTACAAGCCCGCAATGCACTCAACAATGCATACTTTACAGCCAAAACTGCCGAGCTGGAGGTAGTGCGCCTCTCTGGAGAGCTACTACAGGAACTGCGCTAA
- a CDS encoding efflux RND transporter periplasmic adaptor subunit, with protein MKLNQIVIIALSVLLVGVSFVVGRSLSNQRKETPRKEETIKARSVAVLTVRNQSVEAAIPLSGRLIAGNKVEVYAEVGGVLQAAGVVFKEGNRFNIGQVLLKIDDTEARLNLLAQKSALQNVLTQMLPDLKIDYPEAYPKWNEYIQAFDANKPLAKFPETESDRERFFVVTKGIYDQYYNIKSAEERLRKHLITAPFAGVVVESNINPGTLIRTGQKLGEIMSSGAYELETSVNLKDIGRVQIGDYVNLYSEDTEGKWQGRVVRISDKMDASTQMVRLFVAVSGAGLREGMFLKGRVTGNMIGDVVELDRNLLVNGKQVFSINKQNRLKLIPVEVVRYNGANVVLKGIPNETIVLSEPVTGAFEGMEVRMRNN; from the coding sequence ATGAAACTGAATCAAATCGTTATCATTGCCCTGTCAGTATTACTTGTTGGGGTATCATTTGTGGTGGGGCGCTCGTTGAGCAACCAGCGTAAAGAAACCCCTCGCAAAGAAGAAACCATCAAGGCGCGGTCAGTAGCCGTGCTTACTGTACGCAACCAGTCTGTAGAGGCTGCTATCCCCCTTAGCGGGCGGCTTATCGCCGGCAATAAGGTAGAAGTATATGCCGAGGTTGGTGGGGTTTTGCAAGCCGCAGGGGTAGTTTTTAAGGAAGGCAACCGCTTCAACATAGGTCAAGTATTGCTCAAAATAGATGACACGGAGGCGCGCCTCAACCTATTGGCACAAAAAAGCGCCCTACAAAATGTATTGACCCAGATGTTACCCGACCTCAAGATAGATTATCCGGAGGCATACCCCAAGTGGAATGAATATATCCAAGCCTTTGATGCCAACAAGCCCTTGGCCAAGTTCCCAGAGACAGAAAGCGATAGGGAACGCTTTTTTGTCGTAACTAAAGGGATTTATGACCAATACTATAACATCAAAAGTGCTGAGGAACGCCTTCGCAAACACCTCATCACAGCGCCCTTTGCAGGGGTGGTGGTAGAATCGAATATCAACCCCGGGACGCTCATCCGTACAGGGCAAAAGCTTGGCGAGATTATGAGCTCAGGAGCCTACGAGCTGGAAACTTCTGTTAATCTCAAAGACATTGGCCGCGTTCAGATAGGCGATTATGTCAACCTATATTCAGAAGATACCGAGGGCAAATGGCAGGGGCGTGTTGTCCGTATCAGTGATAAAATGGATGCCTCAACCCAGATGGTACGCCTTTTTGTGGCTGTTTCGGGGGCAGGGCTGCGCGAAGGAATGTTTCTCAAAGGCCGTGTAACAGGCAATATGATTGGGGATGTGGTAGAGCTTGACCGCAACCTGCTTGTCAATGGAAAACAGGTCTTTAGCATCAACAAACAGAACCGACTCAAGCTCATCCCGGTCGAGGTGGTGCGCTACAACGGAGCCAATGTAGTGCTCAAAGGCATCCCCAACGAAACAATTGTTCTCTCAGAGCCAGTAACAGGGGCTTTTGAAGGAATGGAAGTTCGGATGCGTAACAACTAA
- a CDS encoding T9SS type A sorting domain-containing protein, whose translation MIQSLHLIIWFCWSVLLTPLELPTTSCPQCPQEVQAAQSKTDTTALKKIAAEPLPVKRGSSIQLLVGLEETDRLAKVQLLDPMGTLLLEQEVHPINPFIHNIALAQGVYYLKIYTSKQCLVQKVTIFDTE comes from the coding sequence ATGATACAATCATTACACTTGATTATATGGTTTTGCTGGAGCGTCTTGTTGACTCCCTTGGAGTTGCCAACAACAAGCTGCCCACAGTGCCCCCAAGAGGTACAGGCTGCGCAATCAAAAACGGACACTACTGCCCTCAAAAAAATCGCTGCCGAGCCGCTGCCCGTCAAACGAGGAAGCAGCATACAGCTATTAGTAGGTTTGGAAGAAACCGACAGGCTGGCCAAGGTACAACTCCTTGACCCTATGGGAACACTACTGCTAGAGCAAGAAGTACATCCCATCAACCCATTTATACACAATATCGCCTTGGCGCAAGGAGTCTATTACCTGAAAATTTATACCTCCAAGCAATGCCTTGTACAAAAGGTAACTATTTTTGATACTGAATAA
- a CDS encoding efflux RND transporter permease subunit, protein MRSLIAYFIKYPVSGNAILVLILIFGFFGLTSLKSTLFPERESRVISIQIIYPGAAPEEIEEGVVLKIEDNLKGITGLERVSSVSRENSGTITIEVLKDYDTDLVLQDVKNAVDRVSNFPAEMEPLVIYKMENLSRAINFSISGDVDLRTLKRFALEIENDLRSVEGISKVTLSGYPDEEIEIAFREADLQAYQISFQQATEAVRKANIEVTGGTIKGEREELLIRAKSKAYYAERFKDIVIKTNANGQVVYLRDIADVRDRWADIPDRTYINQQPAALITVENTINEDILFITDYIRDYVKEFNEKNDVVKATIVQDSSINLRQRIELLVNNGIVGAALVIIFLALFLNPSLAFWVSAGLPICFMGMFIVGAIAGLTINVISLFGMILVVGILVDDGIVVAENIYQHFERGKDPITAAIDGTMEVLPSVISAVLTTVIAFSAFFFLDGRVGEFFQNMAFVVITTLLFSLVECALILPAHIAHSLETGKPTPWRAVTNKVFGFIDRVMGAVMGWMRETLYAPVLRFTIRNPLFIVGISIGSMFIVIGAIEGGIIKTTFFPFIDRDNIDINLLMPAGTRENITEKYTLYIEEKIKQVNEEIKQQRPDGRDVVAIIDRRIGPETHRGTIAITLLNGEDRAMPSFVISNRIRELVGEIPGAENLSYGIASAFGKPVSISILGYNKEEMQQAKDEIKAALTSLSSLRDIIDNDQEGLRELNIELKEKAKALGLQPQDIIGQVRQGFFGSEAQRLQRNVDEVRVWLRYDESNRKSISDLEDMRIRLPEGQEIPLRELATLTSTRGVVSISHLDGKREIRVEADLANPNESVTEILADIQTNILPPIMAKYPALRTSYEGQSRESDKTQRSAQVVLPIVFLLMFAVVMMTFRSVWQTAIVFLMIPLGLVGVGIGHYIHGAAISFFSALGMIALVGVMINDSLVFVSAFNGYLKERKPFIAALHEAGMSRFRPILLTTVTTVAGLGPLILERSLQAQFLIPMAISLSYGLLVATFTTLVLLPALLMLANDIKLYSVAFRQFLFGQKESLPSRESLEPAVKELEAEHIQ, encoded by the coding sequence ATGAGAAGTCTGATTGCTTATTTTATTAAATACCCCGTATCGGGCAATGCCATCTTGGTGTTGATTCTTATTTTTGGTTTTTTTGGGCTTACTAGCCTCAAATCGACCCTGTTCCCAGAGCGTGAGAGCCGTGTGATCAGTATCCAAATTATATATCCCGGCGCAGCACCCGAAGAAATAGAAGAAGGGGTAGTGCTCAAGATAGAAGACAACCTCAAGGGCATCACAGGGCTGGAACGGGTCTCTTCGGTCTCTCGCGAAAACAGCGGAACCATCACCATAGAGGTGCTCAAAGACTATGACACGGACTTGGTACTACAGGATGTCAAAAATGCTGTAGACCGTGTGAGCAACTTCCCCGCAGAGATGGAGCCGTTGGTCATCTACAAGATGGAAAACCTCAGCCGCGCCATCAACTTCTCCATCAGCGGAGATGTAGACTTACGTACGCTCAAACGCTTTGCTCTTGAGATTGAAAACGACCTCCGCAGCGTAGAGGGCATCTCTAAGGTAACGCTTTCGGGCTACCCCGACGAGGAAATAGAGATTGCCTTCCGCGAGGCAGACTTACAAGCCTACCAAATTTCCTTTCAGCAAGCCACCGAGGCCGTCCGTAAGGCCAATATAGAAGTAACCGGAGGCACAATCAAGGGAGAGCGCGAAGAGCTACTTATTCGAGCCAAATCGAAGGCTTATTATGCCGAGCGCTTCAAAGACATTGTTATCAAGACCAATGCCAATGGCCAAGTAGTTTATCTGCGTGACATTGCCGATGTGCGCGACCGCTGGGCCGATATCCCTGACCGTACTTATATCAACCAACAACCGGCGGCCCTCATCACGGTCGAAAATACCATTAACGAGGACATACTCTTCATTACAGACTACATCCGCGACTATGTGAAGGAGTTTAATGAGAAAAACGATGTAGTCAAGGCCACCATCGTACAAGACAGCTCCATCAACTTGCGCCAACGTATCGAGCTTTTGGTGAATAACGGCATTGTAGGCGCAGCCTTGGTAATCATCTTCTTGGCCTTGTTTCTGAACCCTTCTCTGGCTTTTTGGGTGTCGGCAGGCTTGCCTATCTGTTTTATGGGGATGTTTATCGTAGGGGCTATTGCCGGGTTGACCATCAACGTCATCTCACTCTTTGGGATGATTCTGGTAGTGGGTATTCTGGTAGATGACGGCATTGTTGTGGCCGAAAATATTTACCAACACTTTGAGCGGGGCAAAGACCCCATCACGGCGGCCATCGACGGCACCATGGAAGTGTTGCCCTCGGTTATTTCGGCAGTATTGACTACTGTGATAGCTTTTTCGGCTTTCTTCTTCTTGGATGGCCGTGTGGGCGAGTTCTTCCAAAATATGGCCTTTGTCGTCATCACAACCCTGTTGTTTTCTTTGGTAGAATGTGCCCTCATCTTGCCTGCGCACATTGCGCACTCCCTAGAGACAGGTAAGCCCACGCCTTGGCGTGCAGTTACTAACAAGGTATTCGGCTTTATAGATAGGGTGATGGGTGCCGTAATGGGCTGGATGCGTGAAACACTCTACGCCCCCGTGTTACGCTTCACTATCCGAAATCCACTCTTTATTGTCGGTATTTCGATCGGAAGTATGTTTATCGTCATTGGGGCCATCGAAGGCGGCATCATCAAAACGACATTCTTTCCCTTTATTGACCGCGACAACATCGACATCAATCTCTTGATGCCGGCGGGAACACGAGAGAATATTACCGAAAAATACACACTCTATATAGAAGAGAAAATAAAACAAGTAAATGAGGAAATCAAACAACAACGCCCCGACGGACGTGATGTCGTGGCGATTATCGACCGACGCATAGGCCCCGAAACTCACCGAGGAACCATTGCCATCACTTTGCTCAATGGAGAAGACCGGGCGATGCCCAGCTTTGTCATCTCCAACCGTATCCGAGAGCTGGTGGGCGAAATCCCTGGTGCCGAAAACCTCTCTTATGGTATTGCCTCAGCCTTTGGCAAGCCAGTATCTATTTCTATTTTGGGCTACAACAAAGAAGAGATGCAGCAGGCCAAAGACGAAATAAAAGCGGCCTTAACCAGCCTTTCCTCATTGCGTGATATCATTGACAATGACCAAGAGGGCTTGAGAGAGCTGAACATAGAGCTAAAAGAAAAGGCCAAAGCCCTAGGTTTGCAACCACAAGATATTATAGGGCAAGTGCGGCAAGGCTTTTTTGGAAGCGAAGCCCAGCGCCTACAGCGCAACGTAGACGAGGTGCGGGTGTGGCTGCGCTATGATGAAAGCAACCGGAAGTCTATCAGTGATTTGGAGGATATGCGTATCCGCCTGCCCGAAGGTCAAGAAATTCCGCTGAGGGAGCTGGCTACCCTCACCAGCACGCGTGGGGTGGTCTCTATCAGCCACCTCGACGGCAAACGCGAAATCAGGGTAGAAGCAGATTTGGCCAACCCCAATGAGTCTGTAACTGAAATTCTAGCCGATATTCAGACCAACATTTTGCCACCCATTATGGCCAAATATCCAGCTTTGCGCACTTCTTATGAAGGCCAAAGCCGAGAAAGCGACAAAACGCAGCGCTCGGCACAGGTGGTCTTACCGATTGTGTTTTTGCTCATGTTTGCGGTGGTGATGATGACCTTCCGCTCTGTATGGCAAACGGCTATCGTGTTTCTGATGATTCCGCTGGGCTTGGTCGGAGTTGGTATTGGGCATTATATCCACGGGGCTGCCATCAGCTTTTTCTCCGCCCTCGGGATGATTGCCTTGGTAGGGGTAATGATCAATGACTCGCTTGTATTTGTGAGCGCATTCAACGGTTATCTCAAAGAAAGAAAGCCCTTTATTGCAGCACTACACGAGGCCGGTATGTCGCGCTTCCGCCCAATCTTGCTCACCACTGTTACTACGGTAGCCGGTCTTGGCCCCTTGATTTTGGAACGCAGTCTACAAGCCCAATTTCTAATCCCGATGGCCATATCGCTGAGCTATGGCCTCTTGGTGGCTACATTCACGACCTTGGTACTTTTGCCGGCCTTGTTGATGTTGGCCAACGACATCAAGCTTTACAGTGTGGCCTTCCGGCAGTTCTTATTTGGCCAAAAAGAGTCCTTACCATCTCGTGAGTCACTGGAGCCTGCCGTAAAAGAGCTGGAAGCCGAACATATCCAATAA
- a CDS encoding glutamate synthase-related protein, translated as MLQFLQNISEFVEAIFTLEARWFHYLLVLLPIWILYMAVVDAFFNKRNTIKRNFPVVGRLRYLLESIGPELRQYIVANNREELPFNRSQRAWIYASSKKENNYEGFGTDKEIYASGHVFINPALFPYRIEPGHINHKDPYFLPCAKVMGAGRRKRPYRPYSLVNISAMSFGALSRNAVIALNKGAKMSGCYHSTGEGGLAPYHKNGADVMFHFGTGYFGVRDDKGNFSMERLVALTEANPFVRAIEVKISQGAKPGKGGVLPASKITKEIADIRGIPMGQDVLSPAYHSAFSNIPEFLDFLEAIADRTGLPVGFKAAVGKLDMWEELADRMVATGTGPDFISIDGGEGGTGAAPHSFADHVSLPFTFGFASVYKIFLDRGLTDRIVFIASGRLGFPAKSIMALAMGADLIHVAREAMLSIGCIQAQICHTNKCPAGVATQNWWLERGLDPTLKSVRFFNYLKTLRKEILEITHASGYEHPCQYTMHDIEMGMGDSRKTHTLFENYGYDRSPVAFQGMEHLLQCADLGGLGNHLLDVKKALAQAK; from the coding sequence ATGCTACAATTCCTACAAAACATTTCCGAATTCGTAGAAGCTATTTTTACACTCGAAGCGCGCTGGTTTCATTATTTGCTGGTGTTACTGCCGATTTGGATCTTGTATATGGCCGTGGTGGATGCTTTTTTCAATAAGCGCAACACCATCAAACGCAATTTTCCGGTAGTAGGGCGTTTACGCTACTTGCTGGAGTCTATAGGGCCGGAATTGCGGCAGTATATTGTAGCCAATAACCGCGAAGAGCTACCGTTTAACCGAAGCCAACGCGCTTGGATTTATGCGTCGTCTAAGAAAGAAAATAACTACGAAGGCTTTGGTACAGACAAAGAAATCTATGCTTCGGGGCATGTATTCATCAACCCGGCACTTTTTCCTTATCGTATAGAGCCGGGGCATATCAATCACAAAGATCCTTATTTTTTGCCTTGTGCGAAGGTAATGGGAGCCGGGAGGCGCAAACGCCCCTACCGCCCCTATTCGTTGGTCAATATCTCGGCAATGAGTTTTGGAGCACTTTCGCGCAATGCAGTGATTGCGCTCAACAAAGGAGCCAAGATGTCGGGCTGTTATCATAGTACTGGAGAAGGAGGCTTGGCGCCTTATCATAAAAATGGGGCAGATGTGATGTTTCATTTTGGAACTGGTTACTTTGGCGTACGCGATGATAAAGGGAACTTTTCTATGGAGCGGCTAGTAGCACTGACCGAGGCCAACCCCTTTGTCAGAGCCATAGAGGTCAAGATTTCACAAGGGGCGAAACCAGGCAAAGGAGGGGTGTTGCCTGCCTCCAAAATCACCAAGGAAATCGCCGATATTAGGGGCATCCCTATGGGGCAGGATGTCCTTTCTCCTGCGTACCACAGTGCGTTTAGCAATATTCCGGAGTTTTTAGATTTTCTGGAGGCTATAGCCGACCGTACAGGGCTGCCTGTGGGTTTCAAGGCTGCCGTAGGCAAGTTGGATATGTGGGAAGAGTTGGCAGACCGGATGGTGGCCACCGGCACAGGCCCTGATTTTATCTCCATCGATGGAGGGGAGGGCGGCACAGGGGCTGCGCCACACTCATTTGCCGACCACGTATCGCTGCCCTTTACGTTTGGCTTTGCCAGTGTATACAAGATATTTTTAGACCGAGGGCTTACCGACCGTATCGTTTTCATTGCTTCTGGGCGCTTGGGCTTCCCTGCCAAGTCTATTATGGCCTTGGCTATGGGGGCAGATCTGATTCACGTGGCGCGTGAGGCAATGCTCTCCATTGGCTGTATCCAAGCGCAAATATGCCATACCAATAAGTGCCCGGCCGGAGTGGCTACCCAAAATTGGTGGCTTGAAAGAGGGCTAGACCCCACGCTCAAGTCTGTCCGATTTTTTAACTACCTGAAAACATTGCGCAAAGAAATCCTCGAAATCACCCACGCTAGCGGCTACGAACACCCCTGCCAATATACGATGCACGATATAGAGATGGGTATGGGAGACAGCCGCAAGACCCATACACTCTTTGAAAACTATGGCTATGATCGCTCTCCGGTTGCGTTTCAGGGGATGGAACACCTGCTTCAGTGTGCAGACTTGGGTGGACTGGGTAACCACTTACTGGATGTGAAAAAGGCCTTGGCACAAGCCAAATAA